The proteins below come from a single Mesobacillus jeotgali genomic window:
- a CDS encoding heptaprenylglyceryl phosphate synthase: MYDVREWRHVFKLDPNKEITDEELDRICESGTDAIMVGGTDGVTLEGVLDLMSRVRRYTVPCILEVSTIESITPGFDFYYIPTVLNSRNPQFITGLHHEAVKEYGDLMDWDELKMEGYCILNPDCKAAKLTDAKTDLSIDDVRAYAMMAEKMYSLPIFYLEYSGAYGNPEYVEAAKGVLEKTVLFYGGGIETAQQAEEMAGHADVIVVGNVVYSNLDEALKTVAAVKK, encoded by the coding sequence ATGTACGATGTTCGCGAGTGGAGACATGTGTTCAAGCTCGATCCAAATAAAGAAATAACTGATGAAGAATTAGATAGAATTTGCGAGTCTGGAACCGACGCGATCATGGTGGGAGGGACGGATGGAGTCACTCTTGAAGGAGTCCTTGATTTGATGTCCCGTGTCCGCCGCTACACGGTACCATGCATTCTCGAGGTTTCGACGATTGAATCGATCACGCCGGGATTCGATTTTTATTATATCCCGACGGTGCTGAACAGCCGCAATCCACAGTTTATCACGGGCCTGCACCATGAAGCGGTCAAGGAGTATGGCGACCTGATGGATTGGGACGAGCTGAAAATGGAAGGCTATTGCATCCTGAATCCGGATTGCAAGGCGGCTAAACTGACTGATGCGAAGACAGACTTGTCGATTGACGATGTACGGGCCTACGCGATGATGGCGGAGAAAATGTATAGCCTGCCGATTTTCTATTTGGAATACAGCGGGGCATATGGCAATCCTGAGTATGTGGAAGCAGCCAAAGGCGTTCTCGAAAAAACGGTTCTCTTTTACGGCGGCGGAATCGAAACAGCGCAGCAGGCAGAAGAAATGGCCGGACATGCCGATGTCATTGTGGTCGGAAATGTCGTGTACAGCAACCTTGATGAGGCATTGAAGACCGTAGCTGCAGTAAAGAAATAA